The following proteins are encoded in a genomic region of Gossypium hirsutum isolate 1008001.06 chromosome D05, Gossypium_hirsutum_v2.1, whole genome shotgun sequence:
- the LOC107940348 gene encoding probable LRR receptor-like serine/threonine-protein kinase At3g47570: MSIALDLSSNYLTGELPVAVKNLKHLGEFYVSQNRLSGWLPNSLGKCASLEYLYLDGNLFGGPIPSSLSSLRGLVELDVSGNNLSGGIPEFLVTFGELKYLNLSFNDFEGVIPSEGVFKNASATFVEGNNKLCGGNPELHLSRCNSKTSSNTPLRVKIAIAIVILGVALVFSFFLIVWFRKKKKQQPTTTFGIVYKGIHEESGAVLAIKVLNLLNRGASRSFLTECEALKNTRHRNLVKVLTAVSGFDYQGNDFKALVYEFMEKGSLEDWLHPSVDMNEQETVRNLNFLQRVSVAIDVAHALEYLHHRCETPIIHCDLKPSNILLNEEMVAHISDFGLAKLLSTDGVSYSANQSSSLGFRGTIGYAPPEYGMGSELSTKGDVYSYGILLLEMFTGKRPTDERFKETLSLHNFVKSTLPERITEIIDPILLQQRVTRGTTANITRNRNILGNGRHLQCLISILKIGLICSSESPSERMDMNDVVTKLCSIRDKLHPTRLHS, encoded by the exons ATGTCCATTGCACTAGACTTATCATCAAACTATTTGACCGGTGAGCTTCCTGTTGCAGTAAAAAATCTAAAACATCTAGGTGAGTTCTATGTCTCTCAAAATAGGTTATCTGGTTGGCTTCCAAATAGCCTTGGTAAATGTGCAAGTCTAGAGTACCTATACCTGGATGGAAATTTGTTTGGAGGGCCCATTCCTTCATCTTTAAGTTCATTGAGAGGTCTTGTGGAATTGGATGTATCTGGAAATAATCTCTCAGGTGGGATTCCAGAATTTCTTGTGACTTTTGGGGAATTAAAGTATTTAAATCTCTCTTTTAATGATTTTGAGGGAGTGATACCAAGTGAAGGAGTCTTTAAGAACGCAAGTGCTACATTCGTTGAGGGAAACAATAAACTTTGTGGAGGCAACCCCGAGTTACACTTGTCGAGATGTAACTCAAAAACATCATCAAATACTCCTCTTAGAGTAAAAATTGCAATTGCTATTGTGATTTTAGGAGTGGCTTTggtattttctttcttccttatcGTGTGGTttagaaagaagaaaaagcaGCAACCAACAACAAC TTTTGGTATTGTATACAAAGGAATTCATGAAGAGAGTGGAGCAGTACTTGCAATAAAGGTGCTTAATCTTCTAAATCGTGGAGCATCCAGGAGTTTCTTGACTGAATGTGAGGCCTTAAAGAACACTCGACATCGAAATCTTGTTAAGGTATTAACTGCTGTTTCGGGTTTTGATTATCAAGGTAATGATTTCAAAGCCTTGGTTTATGAGTTCATGGAAAAAGGAAGCTTGGAGGACTGGTTGCATCCATCCGTTGACATGAATGAACAAGAGACCGTGAGAAACCTGAACTTCCTGCAAAGGGTTAGTGTGGCCATAGATGTTGCCCACGCACTGGAGTATCTACACCATCGTTGCGAGACACCGATCATTCATTGTGACCTTAAGCCAAGCAATATTCTACTCAATGAGGAAATGGTTGCCCATATAAGTGATTTTGGCTTAGCAAAACTCCTTTCTACAGATGGGGTTAGCTATTCTGCTAACCAGTCAAGCTCCCTTGGATTTAGAGGAACTATTGGATATGCTCCACCGG AATATGGCATGGGAAGTGAGTTGTCAACTAAAGGTGACGTGTATAGTTATGGGATCCTCTTGCTAGAGATGTTTACAGGGAAGAGGCCAACTGATGAAAGGTTTAAAGAAACTTTAAGTCTTCACAACTTTGTTAAGTCAACTTTGCCTGAACGAATTACTGAGATTATAGATCCCATTCTTCTTCAACAAAGAGTCACTCGAGGAACAACTGCAAACATTACACGCAATAGAAACATTTTGGGAAATGGTAGGCATCTTCAGTGCTTAATTTCAATACTCAAAATAGGACTTATTTGTTCCAGTGAATCACCAAGTGAGCGGATGGACATGAATGATGTTGTCACCAAGCTTTGTTCCATTAGAGACAAACTTCATCCAACTCGATTACATAGTTAG
- the LOC121216952 gene encoding probable disease resistance protein At4g27220 isoform X2: protein MAELVVSVSSNTVGNLATEYASPYLSYFFRFGKIVEEFKNQRKALELKKDRVKNDVDAAIRQTEAIEKDVEDWLTRAENELGVTQILEDEIGHINCSKWCPNWGWRYCLSKKLAKKTLLISELLETCNFSPIGRRAPLQGIEFITSKDFRDSESSKSAFIGIMEAINAKGVNMIGLYGMPGVGKTTLAKEVGKHALEQKLFDKVVMFTMSQNPNINKIQDKVADIFRLKFETSSQEGKAEELFRSMQGVNKILVIFDDVWEEFEPETIGIPFGVAHEGCKILLTTRHQQVCTIMNCQKKIQLGILSEVEAWTLFKDNAGVDDGPSSLNGVAKEVARECKGLPLALVTVAKALKGESLDGRRAANQRLKDSRHLDNEEVFGGVYSPLKLSYDYLKKNNSQTTENDIQLCFLLCSLFPEDDEILIEILIMCGIGVGLFSHICLIEDKRREIGVALTKLQKSGLLLETDNAETVRMHDVVRDFAHWLKSMGENRFMVKDGLKEWPHIFENFGCYTAIALWNCSSNIDNLPDKVKLSNLKILVLSGKEMLRVSSTFFEEMKSLHVLILIDVYFSLEGLQSLTNLRTLCCIDCKPENLSSLTHMRNLEVLALFGTNSDEILEDLVELSTLKSLYLSHDEEQQINFPPNLLSRLTSLQELHVTSENNINLLELNSLSRLTALSLTVSAEQGFQENFMFPKLQRICFAMWKS, encoded by the exons ATGGCTGAACTTGTTGTCTCTGTTTCTTCCAACACCGTGGGAAACTTGGCAACGGAATACGCCTCACCTTATCTTAGCTACTTTTTCCGTTTTGGAAAAATTGTTGAAGAATTCAAAAATCAACGTAAGGCACTTGAATTGAAGAAAGATAGGGTGAAAAATGATGTTGACGCAGCTATAAGGCAAACTGAGGCAATCGAGAAGGATGTTGAGGACTGGTTAACAAGGGCTGAAAATGAGTTGGGAGTAACCCAGATCCTGGAAGATGAAATAGGTCACATCAACTGTTCCAAATGGTGTCCTAATTGGGGCTGGAGATATTGCTTAAGTAAGAAACTTGCGAAGAAGACTCTTCTTATCTCTGAACTTTTAGAGACTTGTAACTTTTCACCAATCGGCCGTCGTGCTCCTCTTCAAGGAATAGAGTTCATCACATCTAAGGATTTCAGGGATTCTGAATCTTCAAAATCAGCTTTCATCGGGATCATGGAGGCTATAAATGCTAAGGGTGTCAACATGATTGGACTGTACGGAATGCCAGGCGTCGGGAAAACTACTTTAGCCAAAGAAGTAGGGAAGCATGCTCTAGAACAAAAGCTCTTTGATAAAGTTGTGATGTTTACTATGTCCCAAAATCCGAACATCAACAAAATTCAAGATAAAGTTGCAGATATTTTTCGTTTAAAATTTGAAACAAGTAGCCAAGAAGGAAAAGCAGAAGAGCTATTCAGGAGTATGCAAGGCGTGAACAAAATCCTCGTAATTTTTGATGACGTTTGGGAAGAATTTGAACCGGAGACCATCGGAATTCCATTTGGTGTTGCACATGAGGGTTGTAAAATTCTTCTGACCACACGTCATCAACAAGTTTGCACTATAATGAATTGTCAGAAGAAAATTCAACTTGGTATCTTATCTGAAGTTGAAGCATGGACTTTGTTCAAAGATAATGCTGGTGTTGATGATGGGCCTTCCTCCTTGAATGGTGTAGCCAAAGAGGTTGCTAGGGAATGCAAGGGCTTGCCTCTTGCACTCGTAACTGTGGCAAAAGCTCTGAAGGGTGAAAGTCTAGATGGGCGGAGAGCCGCAAATCAAAGACTCAAGGACTCTAGGCATTTGGATAATGAAGAAGTTTTTGGAGGTGTCTATAGTCCTCTTAAACTTAGCTACGATTATTTGAAGAAAAACAATAGCCAAACAACTGAAAATGACATCCAGTTGTGTTTCTTGTTGTGTTCCCTTTTTCCTGAAGAtgatgaaatccttattgagatATTGATTATGTGCGGAATCGGTGTGGGGTTGTTCTCTCATATTTGCTTAATTGAAGATAAAAGAAGGGAAATTGGTGTAGCACTGACAAAACTCCAAAAGTCTGGCCTGTTATTGGAAACTGATAATGCAGAAACCGTAAGAATGCATGATGTTGTTCGAGATTTTGCTCATTGGCTAAAATCAATGGGAGAAAACAGATTCATGGTAAAAGACGGGTTGAAAGAATGGCctcatatatttgaaaattttggatgtTATACTGCAATCGCTTTATGGAACTGCAGTAGTAACATAGATAATCTTCCAGATAAAGTGAAACTTTCGAATCTTAAGATTTTGGTTTTGAGTGGAAAGGAAATGCTAAGAGTTTCTAGTACATTTTTTGAAGAAATGAAATCCCTTCATGTTCTAATTCTCATAGATGTATATTTCTCACTAGAAGGACTCCAATCCTTAACAAATCTTCGAACTCTGTGCTGTATAGATTGTAAGCCAGAGAACTTATCATCACTGACACATATGAGAAACCTTGAGGTTCTTGCATTGTTTGGCACTAATAGTGATGAGATACTTGAAGATTTAGTGGAATTGTCTACACTGAAATCATTATATCTTTCACATGATGAAGAGCAACAAATCAATTTCCCCCCCAACTTGCTATCAAG ATTGACATCACTGCAAGAGCTACATGTGACAAGTGAAAACAATATCAACTTATTGGAGTTGAATTCATTGTCTCGTTTGACTGCACTATCACTGACAGTTTCTGCTGAACAaggttttcaagaaaattttatgTTCCCTAAACTACAAAG GATCTGTTTTGCAATGTGGAAAAGTTGA
- the LOC121216952 gene encoding probable disease resistance protein At4g27220 isoform X1, translating to MAELVVSVSSNTVGNLATEYASPYLSYFFRFGKIVEEFKNQRKALELKKDRVKNDVDAAIRQTEAIEKDVEDWLTRAENELGVTQILEDEIGHINCSKWCPNWGWRYCLSKKLAKKTLLISELLETCNFSPIGRRAPLQGIEFITSKDFRDSESSKSAFIGIMEAINAKGVNMIGLYGMPGVGKTTLAKEVGKHALEQKLFDKVVMFTMSQNPNINKIQDKVADIFRLKFETSSQEGKAEELFRSMQGVNKILVIFDDVWEEFEPETIGIPFGVAHEGCKILLTTRHQQVCTIMNCQKKIQLGILSEVEAWTLFKDNAGVDDGPSSLNGVAKEVARECKGLPLALVTVAKALKGESLDGRRAANQRLKDSRHLDNEEVFGGVYSPLKLSYDYLKKNNSQTTENDIQLCFLLCSLFPEDDEILIEILIMCGIGVGLFSHICLIEDKRREIGVALTKLQKSGLLLETDNAETVRMHDVVRDFAHWLKSMGENRFMVKDGLKEWPHIFENFGCYTAIALWNCSSNIDNLPDKVKLSNLKILVLSGKEMLRVSSTFFEEMKSLHVLILIDVYFSLEGLQSLTNLRTLCCIDCKPENLSSLTHMRNLEVLALFGTNSDEILEDLVELSTLKSLYLSHDEEQQINFPPNLLSRLTSLQELHVTSENNINLLELNSLSRLTALSLTVSAEQGFQENFMFPKLQRYNIVVNGYFGYLKGLTFRTLKINNLSSLLSAFKDLFCNVEKLSLENVDGEKNIIPNLCKKRVNELTSLWLKSCKDMEFLIDITGKQGSSVALSNLV from the exons ATGGCTGAACTTGTTGTCTCTGTTTCTTCCAACACCGTGGGAAACTTGGCAACGGAATACGCCTCACCTTATCTTAGCTACTTTTTCCGTTTTGGAAAAATTGTTGAAGAATTCAAAAATCAACGTAAGGCACTTGAATTGAAGAAAGATAGGGTGAAAAATGATGTTGACGCAGCTATAAGGCAAACTGAGGCAATCGAGAAGGATGTTGAGGACTGGTTAACAAGGGCTGAAAATGAGTTGGGAGTAACCCAGATCCTGGAAGATGAAATAGGTCACATCAACTGTTCCAAATGGTGTCCTAATTGGGGCTGGAGATATTGCTTAAGTAAGAAACTTGCGAAGAAGACTCTTCTTATCTCTGAACTTTTAGAGACTTGTAACTTTTCACCAATCGGCCGTCGTGCTCCTCTTCAAGGAATAGAGTTCATCACATCTAAGGATTTCAGGGATTCTGAATCTTCAAAATCAGCTTTCATCGGGATCATGGAGGCTATAAATGCTAAGGGTGTCAACATGATTGGACTGTACGGAATGCCAGGCGTCGGGAAAACTACTTTAGCCAAAGAAGTAGGGAAGCATGCTCTAGAACAAAAGCTCTTTGATAAAGTTGTGATGTTTACTATGTCCCAAAATCCGAACATCAACAAAATTCAAGATAAAGTTGCAGATATTTTTCGTTTAAAATTTGAAACAAGTAGCCAAGAAGGAAAAGCAGAAGAGCTATTCAGGAGTATGCAAGGCGTGAACAAAATCCTCGTAATTTTTGATGACGTTTGGGAAGAATTTGAACCGGAGACCATCGGAATTCCATTTGGTGTTGCACATGAGGGTTGTAAAATTCTTCTGACCACACGTCATCAACAAGTTTGCACTATAATGAATTGTCAGAAGAAAATTCAACTTGGTATCTTATCTGAAGTTGAAGCATGGACTTTGTTCAAAGATAATGCTGGTGTTGATGATGGGCCTTCCTCCTTGAATGGTGTAGCCAAAGAGGTTGCTAGGGAATGCAAGGGCTTGCCTCTTGCACTCGTAACTGTGGCAAAAGCTCTGAAGGGTGAAAGTCTAGATGGGCGGAGAGCCGCAAATCAAAGACTCAAGGACTCTAGGCATTTGGATAATGAAGAAGTTTTTGGAGGTGTCTATAGTCCTCTTAAACTTAGCTACGATTATTTGAAGAAAAACAATAGCCAAACAACTGAAAATGACATCCAGTTGTGTTTCTTGTTGTGTTCCCTTTTTCCTGAAGAtgatgaaatccttattgagatATTGATTATGTGCGGAATCGGTGTGGGGTTGTTCTCTCATATTTGCTTAATTGAAGATAAAAGAAGGGAAATTGGTGTAGCACTGACAAAACTCCAAAAGTCTGGCCTGTTATTGGAAACTGATAATGCAGAAACCGTAAGAATGCATGATGTTGTTCGAGATTTTGCTCATTGGCTAAAATCAATGGGAGAAAACAGATTCATGGTAAAAGACGGGTTGAAAGAATGGCctcatatatttgaaaattttggatgtTATACTGCAATCGCTTTATGGAACTGCAGTAGTAACATAGATAATCTTCCAGATAAAGTGAAACTTTCGAATCTTAAGATTTTGGTTTTGAGTGGAAAGGAAATGCTAAGAGTTTCTAGTACATTTTTTGAAGAAATGAAATCCCTTCATGTTCTAATTCTCATAGATGTATATTTCTCACTAGAAGGACTCCAATCCTTAACAAATCTTCGAACTCTGTGCTGTATAGATTGTAAGCCAGAGAACTTATCATCACTGACACATATGAGAAACCTTGAGGTTCTTGCATTGTTTGGCACTAATAGTGATGAGATACTTGAAGATTTAGTGGAATTGTCTACACTGAAATCATTATATCTTTCACATGATGAAGAGCAACAAATCAATTTCCCCCCCAACTTGCTATCAAG ATTGACATCACTGCAAGAGCTACATGTGACAAGTGAAAACAATATCAACTTATTGGAGTTGAATTCATTGTCTCGTTTGACTGCACTATCACTGACAGTTTCTGCTGAACAaggttttcaagaaaattttatgTTCCCTAAACTACAAAGGTACAATATTGTTGTAAATGGCTATTTTGGATATTTAAAGGGTTTAACCTTTAGAACCTTGAAAATTAATAATCTGTCATCGTTATTGAGTGCATTTAAGGATCTGTTTTGCAATGTGGAAAAGTTGAGCCTGGAGAACGTCGATGGAGAAAAGAACATTATCCCAAACTTATGTAAAAAGAGAGTAAATGAGTTGACTTCTCTTTGGCTTAAATCTTGCAAGGATATGGAATTCTTGATTGACATAACAGGAAAACAAGGGTCCAGTGTGGCATTATCTAATTTGGTGTAA
- the LOC121216953 gene encoding uncharacterized protein isoform X1 encodes MNCLKELCHGPPPTSFLQNLEEVTIENCKCLQVVFQMNKICEKVESQAPLLSRLTILKLYSLPELESIWNLESSHHEIASLRSLKVVRIGDCSKLKTIFSPCLALSMLHLQELYIDCCDGLEQIIGFAQEDENHYSLCWPKWKTLWIENCRSLKYVFPDTLSEALPQLECVYLKNCPHLVLIYNQTEGKDVTGNHILLNVPFLQNLSVINCPHLTCFVVQAQLEKLYLSNVTCRQLCNIDVLTLNQDYIIVGDHEEVFQVQGGHLFSSLQELHLEYLSKVQIIWKDVAQVVTLQNLTTLEIIDCKKLRYIFSPTTVCSLSQLVSLQIKGCEELERIILPKDQVSSSSHGDIGLQPISFPNLATISVTNCENLKTLFPLGFVSSAHQLKYLMVKQNPKLEQVFEVEDGREVTTKKEIKFDKLERLALEELACLVELCPKGYHFVFPALTFLIVRECPNMTTGFFIDSNHFVHSKKTEATEGPATAQSTVHNYMFWGSFMRSTLPHYMEE; translated from the exons ATGAATTGTTTGAAAGAGTTGTGCCATGGTCCACCTCCGACTAGTTTCTTGCAAAATCTTGAAGAAGTGACCATTGAAAATTGTAAGTGTTTACAAGTGGTTTTTCAAATGAATAAGATTTGTGAAAAAGTTGAAAGTCAGGCACCACTGCTCTCAAGGTTAACAATCTTGAAGTTGTATTCATTACCGGAATTGGAGAGCATATGGAATTTAGAGTCATCCCATCATGAGATTGCGAGCCTCCGTAGTTTAAAGGTTGTTAGAATTGGAGATTGCagtaaactgaaaacaatcttctctCCTTGCCTTGCTCTAAGTATGCTACATCTGCAGGAACTGTACATAGACTGCTGTGATGGATTAGAGCAAATCATCGGTTTTGCCCAAGAAGATGAG AATCACTATTCTCTATGTTGGCCAAAATGGAAAACTCTTTGGATCGAAAATTGTCGATCATTGAAATATGTGTTTCCAGATACTTTATCTGAAGCACTTCCACAGTTGGAATGTGTTTACCTAAAGAACTGTCCTCACTTGGTGCTAATCTACAATCAGACAGAAGGAAAGGATGTAACTGGCAATCACATTTTGCTCAATGTGCCGTTTTTGCAAAACTTATCAGTGATAAATTGTCCCCATTTGACATGCTTTGTTGTTCAAGCTCAACTGGAG AAATTATATCTTAGTAACGTGACATGCCGACAATTGTGTAACATTGATGTCCTCACATTGAATCAAGACTATATAATAGTTGGGGATCATGAAGAGGTATTTCAGGTTCAAGGTGGGCATTTATTCTCAAGCTTACAAGAACTACACTTGGAGTATTTATCTAAAGTGCAAATTATATGGAAGGATGTTGCTCAAGTCGTAACCTTACAAAACCTTACAACACTGGAGATTATTGATTGCAAGAAGCTAAGATATATATTTTCACCTACAACAGTTTGCAGTTTATCACAATTGGTCAGTCTACAAATCAAGGGATGTGAGGAATTGGAACGAATCATTTTACCCAAGGATCAAGTTTCTTCATCATCTCATGGTGATATTGGTCTTCAACCTATAAGCTTTCCTAATTTGGCTACAATTTCTGTTACAAATTGTGAAAACTTGAAAACTCTTTTTCCTCTTGGATTTGTCAGTTCTGCTCACCAACTTAAATATCTCATGGTTAAACAAAACCCGAAATTGGAACAAGTATTTGAAGTAGAAGATGGAAGGGAAGTGACAACCAAGAAAGAGATAAAGTTTGATAAATTAGAACGATTAGCACTTGAAGAACTGGCTTGCCTCGTTGAGCTTTGTCCTAAGGGATATCATTTTGTGTTTCCGGCTTTGACCTTTTTGATCGTAAGAGAATGTCCCAACATGACTACAGGCTTCTTCATTGATTCAAACCATTTTGTGCATTCCAAGAAAACAGAG GCAACTGAAGGACCAGCCACTGCTCAAAGTACAGTTCACAACTACATGTTTTGGGGATCCTTCATGAGGAGTACATTACCACATTACATGGAAGAATAA
- the LOC121216953 gene encoding uncharacterized protein isoform X2: MNCLKELCHGPPPTSFLQNLEEVTIENCKCLQVVFQMNKICEKVESQAPLLSRLTILKLYSLPELESIWNLESSHHEIASLRSLKELYIDCCDGLEQIIGFAQEDENHYSLCWPKWKTLWIENCRSLKYVFPDTLSEALPQLECVYLKNCPHLVLIYNQTEGKDVTGNHILLNVPFLQNLSVINCPHLTCFVVQAQLEKLYLSNVTCRQLCNIDVLTLNQDYIIVGDHEEVFQVQGGHLFSSLQELHLEYLSKVQIIWKDVAQVVTLQNLTTLEIIDCKKLRYIFSPTTVCSLSQLVSLQIKGCEELERIILPKDQVSSSSHGDIGLQPISFPNLATISVTNCENLKTLFPLGFVSSAHQLKYLMVKQNPKLEQVFEVEDGREVTTKKEIKFDKLERLALEELACLVELCPKGYHFVFPALTFLIVRECPNMTTGFFIDSNHFVHSKKTEATEGPATAQSTVHNYMFWGSFMRSTLPHYMEE; encoded by the exons ATGAATTGTTTGAAAGAGTTGTGCCATGGTCCACCTCCGACTAGTTTCTTGCAAAATCTTGAAGAAGTGACCATTGAAAATTGTAAGTGTTTACAAGTGGTTTTTCAAATGAATAAGATTTGTGAAAAAGTTGAAAGTCAGGCACCACTGCTCTCAAGGTTAACAATCTTGAAGTTGTATTCATTACCGGAATTGGAGAGCATATGGAATTTAGAGTCATCCCATCATGAGATTGCGAGCCTCCGTAGTTTAAAG GAACTGTACATAGACTGCTGTGATGGATTAGAGCAAATCATCGGTTTTGCCCAAGAAGATGAG AATCACTATTCTCTATGTTGGCCAAAATGGAAAACTCTTTGGATCGAAAATTGTCGATCATTGAAATATGTGTTTCCAGATACTTTATCTGAAGCACTTCCACAGTTGGAATGTGTTTACCTAAAGAACTGTCCTCACTTGGTGCTAATCTACAATCAGACAGAAGGAAAGGATGTAACTGGCAATCACATTTTGCTCAATGTGCCGTTTTTGCAAAACTTATCAGTGATAAATTGTCCCCATTTGACATGCTTTGTTGTTCAAGCTCAACTGGAG AAATTATATCTTAGTAACGTGACATGCCGACAATTGTGTAACATTGATGTCCTCACATTGAATCAAGACTATATAATAGTTGGGGATCATGAAGAGGTATTTCAGGTTCAAGGTGGGCATTTATTCTCAAGCTTACAAGAACTACACTTGGAGTATTTATCTAAAGTGCAAATTATATGGAAGGATGTTGCTCAAGTCGTAACCTTACAAAACCTTACAACACTGGAGATTATTGATTGCAAGAAGCTAAGATATATATTTTCACCTACAACAGTTTGCAGTTTATCACAATTGGTCAGTCTACAAATCAAGGGATGTGAGGAATTGGAACGAATCATTTTACCCAAGGATCAAGTTTCTTCATCATCTCATGGTGATATTGGTCTTCAACCTATAAGCTTTCCTAATTTGGCTACAATTTCTGTTACAAATTGTGAAAACTTGAAAACTCTTTTTCCTCTTGGATTTGTCAGTTCTGCTCACCAACTTAAATATCTCATGGTTAAACAAAACCCGAAATTGGAACAAGTATTTGAAGTAGAAGATGGAAGGGAAGTGACAACCAAGAAAGAGATAAAGTTTGATAAATTAGAACGATTAGCACTTGAAGAACTGGCTTGCCTCGTTGAGCTTTGTCCTAAGGGATATCATTTTGTGTTTCCGGCTTTGACCTTTTTGATCGTAAGAGAATGTCCCAACATGACTACAGGCTTCTTCATTGATTCAAACCATTTTGTGCATTCCAAGAAAACAGAG GCAACTGAAGGACCAGCCACTGCTCAAAGTACAGTTCACAACTACATGTTTTGGGGATCCTTCATGAGGAGTACATTACCACATTACATGGAAGAATAA
- the LOC121216955 gene encoding GDSL esterase/lipase At1g28610 yields the protein MATSSSCSSLKQHFLMFLVVTISSIINSQVNGCFTSIFSFGDSLTDTGNLLEISLSDSTNPPHSAFLPYGRTFFHHPTGRFCDGRLVIDFIAEALGFSFLPPFYGSKSGKWEKFQKGANFAVASATALNSSFLAEQGIHSVSTNISLGVEVNSFKHLLPSLCSSSSNCKELLRNSLIVMGEIGGNDYNHAFMQGKNIENIRQLVPLVVDIISSSINELIELGAMTFLVPGNFPIGCSPSLLTKFHGSERDQYDPLTGCLTWLNQFSQHHNELLRKELENIRNLHPQISIIYVDYYKAAMRFYHSPKQFGFKETLKACCGIGGLYNYDPLIFCGYPQLKQCCNDPSSYISWDGIHYTEAVNKWLAHTVFEELMSTIPSLGSLCPSSTVNKLRILYPMFGV from the exons ATGGCTACTTCTTCATCATGTTCTTCGTTGAAACAACACTTCCTTATGTTTCTCGTTGTAACAATAAGCAGCATTATTAATTCACAAGTAAATGGATGTTTCACGTCGATTTTCAGCTTTGGTGATTCATTAACTGATACAGGCAACTTACTAGAGATTTCACTTTCAGATTCCACCAACCCTCCTCATTCTGCTTTTCTTCCCTATGGCCGCACCTTCTTTCACCATCCCACCGGTCGATTCTGCGATGGCCGCTTGGTTATAGATTTCATCG CTGAAGCTTTGGGATTTTCCTTTTTACCACCATTTTATGGATCTAAAAGTGGAAAATGGGAGAAATTTCAAAAGGGGGCGAATTTTGCAGTAGCGAGTGCTACTGCACTGAATTCGTCGTTTCTTGCTGAACAAGGAATCCATAGTGTCTCCACCAACATTTCTTTGGGAGTTGAAGTGAATTCCTTCAAACATTTATTGCCATCtctttgctcatcttcttcaa ATTGCAAAGAGCTCCTAAGGAACTCATTGATTGTGATGGGAGAGATTGGAGGAAATGACTACAATCATGCATTCATGCAAGGGAAAAACATTGAGAATATCCGACAACTTGTCCCTCTTGTTGTTGATATCATATCGTCATCAATCAAT GAGTTGATCGAGTTAGGGGCAATGACATTTTTGGTCCCCGGAAACTTTCCTATTGGATGCTCCCCATCTTTGCTGACAAAATTTCATGGTTCAGAAAGGGATCAATATGATCCCTTAACTGGTTGTCTAACATGGTTGAACCAATTCTCTCAACATCACAATGAATTACTTCGAAAAGAACTCGAAAATATCCGAAACCTTCATCCCCAAATCAGCATTATTTATGTTGATTATTACAAAGCTGCAATGCGGTTTTACCATTCTCCAAAACAATTTG GATTTAAAGAAACTTTGAAGGCATGTTGTggaattggaggtctttataatTACGATCCGTTGATATTTTGTGGTTATCCGCAATTAAAACAATGCTGCAATGACCCTTCTTCGTATATTAGCTGGGATGGGATTCATTATACAGAAGCTGTCAACAAATGGCTTGCCCATACTGTATTTGAAGAATTGATGAGCACCATTCCTAGTTTAGGGAGCTTGTGTCCCTCATCTACCGTAAACAAATTGAGAATTTTATATCCAATGTTTGGGGTCTAA